The Bombyx mori chromosome 4, ASM3026992v2 region CTACCGCGCACGAGTGCGGTGCTTGAATTCGGCCGGCGAGAGCGACTGGTCAAGTACCGAGACTGTCACCACGGATGCCACCATTCCTGCTGCTTGCGATGCGCCCGAGCCCACGAGTGAGCCGCGCGCTACTACCCTACCTTTACGTTGGAAACCTCCCAGCTGCACCGGCGGTACCCCTCTCACCGAGTATAGAGTTGAGGTGGCAAACGCGCAAGGAATCGCCCGCCTGGCTCACGCTGGCTTAGAAACGGAATGCATAGTACGAGAATTGTCTCCCGGTCGCCCGTACCGCGTGTGGGTAACCGCGTGCAATCGGGTCGGCTCCGGCCCGCCGTCCTCCGTCCTCGAATTCGAGACTGCGGCCGCCCCCCCGGATGCTCCCGACGCGCCTATCGCGAACGTCCAAAGCCCCAACGCAGTCCAACTCGAGTGGACTGCGCCCCCCGATAACGGCGCTAATATTATAGATTATAGAGTGGAAATGAGCGCAGCCAATGTCGACGATGCCTACACAGAGATATATCGGGGGTCGGAAACGAACTGTTCCATCGATCGTCTGACACCATTCACGCCCTACTTTTTCCGAGTGTGCGCAACGAATGTCGCCGGCCGGGGAGCGTGGTCCGCGGTACGGGACGTGCTGACTCCCCGCGCACCTCCCGCAGCCCCCTCTGCTCTGCGGTATGAAGCTACTGCAGACTCACTGCGTTTGCAGTGGCGCGCGCCGGCCTGCCACGGAGCTGATATCTTACAATATCGTGTCGAGGTTGGCGACGCAGCATTCGACACTGAAGGACCCACACCCGAACGGCTCGTCGAGGGACTCGAACCAGACGTGTCGTACCGTGTTCGCGTCGCCGCCCTAAACGAACTCGGGCTCGGCGATTGGAGTGAAGAATCGCGAGCCCGCACCCGACCTCCACCACCTGTGCCACCGATACTCCGGTGCTCCCCACCCGCTCATAACCACCTCCGACTCGAGTGGGACGCAACCGGAACCGAAGGAGTACATTATTGCGTCGAGATGCGTGCCCCGGACGGTCGCGAATTTCGTCCCGTGTATCGGGGAAGTGCACGTTCCTGTAAAGTGAAAAAATTGCGAGAGTCCTGTGCCTATGCCTTCCGGATACGAGCGGCGGACGAGAGAGGCGGGCGCGGGCCGTGGTCGGAGCCGGTCACGTTCGAGACGGGCAGCgccccgccccccgcgccccgcGCCCCCGTGCTGCAGCTCCTCGCGCCGCGCCTTGCCCTCGTACAGTGGGACGTCATCGACGACGCTGAATACGTTTTGCAGTCCGCCCGCGGCAAGGATGCACTCTTCAAACAGGTAATTCGTCTTTTATTAATGACGAAGGGTACACGGCTTAATATGGTAACCGGCACGACTATTTTAATGTACTATTTGGTTATGGAACCGATAGGCATTAAACGTGACGCCCCCACAAACCTGGAGACATCAAGTGGAAGTTTGAATTATATTGTGTAACAGCTACTCCAAAAGTTCAAATCGGAATGTATGGCTACTTTGCAACAGAAATAAATAGGAtgatatctacccgtgtgggcttTCAACGCCTTCCTTACGTGAGTGACTTAATCGCTCTGCGATATAGTGCCAATTCGGTTGCATATCGAGTACTTTGGCAAAATAAATAGCTTATTCGGATGATGGCGGCATCCATAGAATCCCTCGAAGGTTCCAGACTTTTGACGGCATTTGTGTTACAGAACtagaactattattattttactgctGTACATTGATTGATCTGGTGTTGAGTGATTATTGCACTGTAACTCGATAATATGTATACCTATAATATATAACACGAATACCACCatctactttgagacatgaggatGAAGTCTCCAGTATTCTAGGTTAAAAAAGAATTAGTACCAGTCATTTGACACAAGTAGGTACGCCATACTGCGATCAGAGTTAGGTTtcgactaattaaataaataacacataaGACGACAATAAACTCGTGCGAACTCTGTTGTCTGTGAGTGTTTTAATCAGCTGATATCATATTATAATGAACATTTTTGAGTTCAAAGAACTCGATTAACCCGGCGGTACCATGGGTACTTCCGATTTTTACTATTTCTTTGACGATTTTTACTATTTCGtgcgttgaatttaatttacggCCATAAATCTTTGGGAGGTTCAAGTTATCATCTCGTTATGACCTCGACCTACAATTGAGAGAGCCAAACAGAGCTTAAGAAAAGCGATATCGCAGGGACTAttccacgaaaaaaaaaagtttttttgtataTGAGGTCagccttattttttaatacgaatATTATGtcactgtaataataatatcatgcaTAAATTGCGTAAAACATAACTCAAAGGTTGGACAAAGAATAGTTTGTTCGTAATGTGCaggtattattttattccgaaAGTATTTACtgggaaaatattattttcgtcGAATCGACTATTCTAATATCAACAGTTTCCTGCTTGATCTATCCTTTGTATCAACAACATGTatgatatataatttataaaactcTTTACATATAATGAGCTCGTCTGCGCGCATTTAGAATAGCCccgtaaattattaaatatataaccaGGACCATTTGACTAGACGAAACTGGTGTGCGTTATCGAGCACTAGACAAGGATCTTTTAGTACTGTAGCTGTGTGAAACACAAATTGAAAGGAAACAATATTGAGGATAGCATTTCAAAGGGGACACGCTAAAGTACATATTGTATGGTGAATGATGTaggtttttttgcctacctaagctgagagccttgagaggctacatcAGCGTagtcttaactagtaggtgagctcacggggctcaaacctgatgacgttggtaacacgaaccctagcaagagccgtgcttcgcagaatctaccaccggatcctaaacgcgacccactgagaagatccggcatgATGTAGGACATGTTGCAGGTGTACGCGGGTCGCGACACGCAGTTCCGGCTCGAGGAGCTGGAGGCGGGCGGCGAGTACGTGGTGCGCGTGTGTGCCGTGCGCGGCGGGCTGGCGGGCGCGTGGTCGGCGCCGGCGCGTCTACTCGTACCCGTGCCCGCAGCCGCGCCGCGCGTGCgccgcccccgccccgcgcgccccctaccCGCCCGCCACGCCGCGCTCCTGATGGCGACGGGCTTCCTAGTACTGGCAGTGCTGGTGGCCGTCCTGTTGCAGCGACTAGTGGAGCCGCGCGCCTGACCGCGACCCGCGACCGACTAACGAACGAATGTGAATGAATATGTCCCAGTTTCACGTGTGAGATGATTCCGTGCCGTTGGAGTTGCCGTTTTTCTACGAAGTTCGAGCCGAGCGGGAGCCTTGCGTTCTGTCGTTTTCCGTGTGTTCCGCACATTTTTCGTATTCTAGTCTGTGTCTGTAACTTGTTATTTCGTTTATCGTGACGGCTTAACCTATGTATGtatcgttttattttaatatattttattgttgtgaCGTCGAACTATAACTTCtcgcttttaaaaaaaacatagacgcACGGCTTAACCGGTCTTCTGGAAGTTATTTTTCGACAATCATATATATCTGTTGCCCGATTCGAACTTTTTATTATGAATTAGAAGCTAGTAAACGAGGTGCTCTATTTTTAAAGTTTCGTTGAGAGGGTCTTGGCCCCTCGCTCTGCAACGAGTTTCCAGTGTGTGTGCTGTGATCACTTCCTTATGCGAATGAGACTGATTTTACAAgtaaatatgttttgttgattagAAATGAATGAGGATgctcacggaatacattttgtatgaTAAACTGCCGTATTTGCTGCTCACACTCGGCCAGCGCGCCGCTAGACCATCGCTAGACCGTCGCCAGACCGTCACCAGACCGTCGCTAGACCGTCACCAGACCGTCACCAGACCGTCGCTAGACCGTCACCAGACCGTCGCCAGACCGCGGTGGGAGCGGCAAATGACCCCGAGCTGAACGCGGGACGCAGTGACACAATCCGATTTTATATACTCCGAATGCTTTTTTTGATTATATCGATGTACCTAATATATTGAATCGTCGGtaattatgttgtttttattcatAGAACATGACATTTTATTGATGACATTATAAATTAgtttaatatgtttattgaTTTAGAGATTATGATTTTATAGGGAATGTTACCACCCGGTAAAAGTGAAGTGGGGTTTAGGTATTATGTTCCGACTAtagtaaaatattaagaaaaataaaaaataaaaaaaatgtaacgttCATATCGGTGTTTGTTACTTTATTAACG contains the following coding sequences:
- the LOC101744329 gene encoding fibronectin type-III domain-containing protein 3a isoform X2 — protein: MSSSDKETDSSVKKQKGPTNGAGGPQHFYGAGYPAHFHHVPPHHMQHSPPPPIYQKDERTQRQYSKLKQKLERKNNNRNNGVVTDVTSGTSTPTLSPRKELNGRGGTTSGAWSEGEGSSAGASVHSDEDDTQAILELMSTARKPQVSDMTPTSALVQWNSQLPEGVPPPNLELTYDLILGDRGRYKAIYSGPSLSCRVRDLRPGCEYSVYLQIRPGAVTGATTEAVTFRAPAAPPDRVPAPKVTQRSRNSLLLRWPSAADNGARLQYYVLEMDDGDGFKEISRPRTRQHSATGLRPQTRYIFRIAAVNECGRGEWSEEITVWTYGLPPPAPAPPVLDSAASESLSLSWERRGEEEFTLQMDDIARGHGFLPVYNGPDRTHVCKGLRRASDYRFRLCCETTDGQGPYSTDVTYRTLPERPGAPGRPSAKGKIHSRAFRLRWEPPSDDGGAPVEQYTLELDAGDGFQSAYSGPDREAHCDRLQPGTDYRARVRCLNSAGESDWSSTETVTTDATIPAACDAPEPTSEPRATTLPLRWKPPSCTGGTPLTEYRVEVANAQGIARLAHAGLETECIVRELSPGRPYRVWVTACNRVGSGPPSSVLEFETAAAPPDAPDAPIANVQSPNAVQLEWTAPPDNGANIIDYRVEMSAANVDDAYTEIYRGSETNCSIDRLTPFTPYFFRVCATNVAGRGAWSAVRDVLTPRAPPAAPSALRYEATADSLRLQWRAPACHGADILQYRVEVGDAAFDTEGPTPERLVEGLEPDVSYRVRVAALNELGLGDWSEESRARTRPPPPVPPILRCSPPAHNHLRLEWDATGTEGVHYCVEMRAPDGREFRPVYRGSARSCKVKKLRESCAYAFRIRAADERGGRGPWSEPVTFETGSAPPPAPRAPVLQLLAPRLALVQWDVIDDAEYVLQSARGKDALFKQVYAGRDTQFRLEELEAGGEYVVRVCAVRGGLAGAWSAPARLLVPVPAAAPRVRRPRPARPLPARHAALLMATGFLVLAVLVAVLLQRLVEPRA